TGAACTCGAACAGCAGCTCCAGCAATGGATCAACCGTCACGAAGAAGCGGACTCTCGAGCTAAACAACTCCAGAACAACGTGCAAACCATGGAGACAGAGCTTGCTCACACCAATGAATTGCTTGCTGCGAAAGCCGgtatcgaaaagaaactggAGGAAGCCATTGCTAAGGCAGCCGAAAAGGAGGCCAGCATCCAGAAACTAACTGACGAAATCGTTCGACAAGCTGCTCAACTAGAGGCACAGCAACGCGTTATTGATACTGCCCCCGCCCGCAATCAAGAGGATAGTTCTGTCATAATGACTCTGAAAAACGAAGTTAGCAGTCTTCGTGAGCAATTGAATAGGTCTAATGCCTTGAATGCACTCACAAGAGGCTCCCGGGCCGACCCTCCTTTGTCGCCCACTTTCGCACCAGGTTTGCGCCTGGCTGAAACCAACGGCCATATCAACGGAGACGTCCCTGCCACCCAACGTCGGGGTCACCAGAGGAGGCACAGCTCAGCTGGCGTTTTCTCATTTGCAAACGATGACAATCGCACATCGTCAGACGACATTCTCAGCGATGTGAGGAGAAGTGCTGGAAACCCACGCGCTGTTTCTGTCGCTTTCAATGGCGAGGATAACTACTTGCGGTTCAGAGCGAATGGACTTCCAGACATACGCGACTTCGATGACCCTGCCGAGGAGAAGATCAGATTGATGCAGGACATCAAACGCCTTGATGAAGACGTTTTGGATGGTCTCATCCGTGGTCTCAAAATTCCTGCTCCCAGCCTTACCAACCCATCAGCTGTCAAGGAAATCCTTTTCCCTGCCAATTTGATCAGCCTCGTCACAAATGAAATGTGGAAATACGGTCTCATTCAGGAAAGCGAGAGATTCCTTGCGAATGTCATGCAAACAATTCAGGCGCATGTAATGGTTGGTGTCCATAACGGTTTTACAACATTCGAAGTATGAACTAATTAACATCTTATACTTCAGTCTTTCACGGGCGAGGATGCAATTATACCCGGCATATATTGGCTATCCAATGTACATGAGATGCTTTCGTTCATCTGCGTTGCCGAAAGCGATATGCTTCAAGGCATTGGTCCAGGCGAGGAGAACGCTGTGCGCGCCTTTGACTGGAATGATTACGAACGGTTGGTGTCCGTCGTGAAACACGATCTTGATAGCTTGGAATACAACATCTACCACACCTGGATGCTTGAGACCAAGAAGAAATTGTCGAAGATGGTCATTCCTGCGTTGATCGAAAGCCAGTCTCTACCCGGATTCACCACCAGTGACGGCGGAGGTCGTTTGTTTAACCGCCTCCTCAATTCCAACAGCACACCTGCTTTCAGCATGGACGACATTTTGAACCTTCTTAACAAAGTATGGAAGAGTTTGAAGAGTTATTACATGGAAGAGTCTGTGATTCAGCAAGTGGTCACTGAATTACTCAAACTAATTGGCGTGGCGAGCTTCAATGACCTTCTGATGCGACGGAACTTCTCTTCTTGGAAACGAGGTTGGTTTAATTCTTTCGGTGTCCACCTTTCACTATGTTCAATATCCTGATTTCCCCCTAGCCATGCAAATTCAATATAACATTACTCGCATAGAAGAATGGTGTAAATCCCATGGTATGCCGGAAGGCACTCTTCAGCTGGAGCACTTGATGCAGGCCACCAAGTTGTTGCAATTAAAGAAGGTAACTTTAAATTCCTCTTTAGTCTTGACACCTACTGACCTCCTCCGCCAGGCTACCCCGGCTGACATAGAGATTATTTACGATGTTTGCTGGATGCTGAGTCCCATGCAAATTCAGCGAATGTGTACGAACTATTACGTTGCCGATTACGAGGTAACAATGCCTTTGTTACCTCCCTTGTAGAAACTTTCTAACCCTGGTTTTCTGCATATAGAACCCTATTTCTCCAGAAATTCTCCGCGTTGTAGCCTCGCGTGTACAAGCTAACGACCGGAACGACCACCTGCTTCTTTCGCCAGAGACGGAGGAAGTCGGGCCTTACGAATTGCCTTTACCTCGAGAAGTCTCGGGTTTAGAGACCTACGTTCCAGCTTACCTCAATGTGTCTCACCTACGGCGTTTGGCCGCTTTAGTATCATAATTGTTGTTATTTTGTGGATGGTTCCTATTTGTCGATTTATTTAATATACCTCGCATTGTCAAGTTGTTACTTATAATTACTCGCAATGCTTTATTCAAAGGTTTCCGACTATCTGGTTATACCTCTTCACAGAGTCTACTGAGAAACTGGGGTTACTAAAAGAATACTTCCGTCCTCTATTTCGTTGACGAGTAACAGGTCATTTCGGAGAACTACAAGCTCCTCCGTATCATTATCAGGGATTTTGCTGAGGCACAAGGCCTGTCTTCGTTAAAAATGCCAGTGTCTATCAGTTTGTTTAATCGAACTCACTGGATTTCCGGGAAACGATAGATTTAGTTTAGCAACAAGTAAATCTAAGGCGCGCCCAGTTACCACATTCTACGTATTTCACAGTTGTTCGTAGAAAGGCACGTAATTGCAGGAATATGCACACCTTTCTGAGCCAAAAGACCTTTTCGCCCTCCTCAATTATGATTTTAACATGCAACCGTTCGTCAGGCGGTGGAGACGCATTTTTATCCTTGGGGTCTGCAGGAATTGCTCGGTGGCGCAATTTCATAACTTCCATTTTATGCCATTGGGCCAATTTGACAGGATCAGTCGGAGGCTTGCTTTTTCGGATGGGTACTTTGGCACGAGAAGTGACCTTTTTCGGTTTCGTAGTAGCCGTTGTATTCGAGATAAAATATGGACAGTTATGTGTATCCTGATATCTATGTCTATATTAGTGGCATAAGTTGGTCGTACTATGCGTGTACCTAGTAGACAAAGACATACTGAGCACAAAACGCTTTATGGCATGCTGTACACGTTCCATTTTGTCCCTCAGTAATTACAAGGCTAGGCTTGCGGCAATCCTCCAAATCACATCGATGTGCTTGATCAGACTCAGAATTAGAATCAGTGGTAATCATGTTGGCTGCCAGAACAGGACACTTGTGGGCGTCTAAAGATCTGTGATCTGAACAGAATGCCTGCTGGCAGTGGGAACAGACAATCGGAAGAAAATCGCATAGGTCGCATGAGGGAAAGGAACATTGAGTACCAATGCGAAGGATAGTTGAGTCAGAGGTCATGACCGTAAACACGAAAGAGTATGGAGCTGTGCAACCGCAGCCCGCGATCAACTCTCCCTTCATCTTGCTTTCCACCATCACCATGAACTTAATTGTACGTTCCCAAATATGCATTTCCCTCACACATTTCATGCTATTCGATCTAGGAAACCCTCTTTGGGCGCACTGTCACTCCGGCCGAACGGTTGAGACAGCACCAACGCTCTCTCACCAAAGCTCAACGCGAGCTTGACCGCGAACGAACTAAACTCGAGCAAAGCGAAAAGAAGCTTATCATGGATATAAAGAAGAGCGCCAAAGCCGGCCAGATTGTCGGTTCTGTTTTTTTCTACCTACGTTCTTCCTAGGGACTCATGATTTACTAGAATGCATGTAAAGTAATGGCCAAAGACCTCGTACGGACACGACGTTATGTCCACAAGTTCTATCAAATGCGCACGCAGCTGCAGGCTGTCAGCCTTCGGATACAAACGCTAAGAAGCAACCAGCAGATGGCTGAGGCTATGAGGGGTGCTACTCGGGCAAGTCCTCAGATTGGTCAAAACACAGAAATCTAACCGAAACAACCAGGCGATGGCATCCATGAACCGAGGGCTAAATCTCCCTTCAATCCAACGCATCATGAATGACTTTGAGAAAGAAAGTGCGATGATGGACatgaaagaagaaatgatGTCCGATGCTGTCGATGATGTCatggacgacgaagaggaagaggaagaggaaggcgaCAGAATTTTGAAGGAGGTTTTAGATGAAATTGGCGTCGACTTATCCCAAAAAGTACGCACATTATCGTTCAAACATGGAATCAGTTTTCATTTACAATACTTTCTAGCTAACCGATGCCCCTGTTGGTATCGCTTCCACTGCATCCCCCCTTGCCAATAGGCAACCAGTGGCATTGGGTGAATCTGGCTCATTGTCAAGTTCTGCGCGTCCGAATA
This Psilocybe cubensis strain MGC-MH-2018 chromosome 3, whole genome shotgun sequence DNA region includes the following protein-coding sequences:
- a CDS encoding Charged multivesicular body protein 2A; this translates as MNLIETLFGRTVTPAERLRQHQRSLTKAQRELDRERTKLEQSEKKLIMDIKKSAKAGQINACKVMAKDLVRTRRYVHKFYQMRTQLQAVSLRIQTLRSNQQMAEAMRGATRASPQIGQNTEI
- a CDS encoding Charged multivesicular body protein 2a is translated as MNDFEKESAMMDMKEEMMSDAVDDVMDDEEEEEEEGDRILKEVLDEIGVDLSQKLTDAPVGIASTASPLANRQPVALGESGSLSSSARPNTDLSGGVSSVGAGASDEDALQARLDALRRG